ACCATTCTATGCTTGATGTATTACATGTTGGTTGATTAAAACTTTGTAGTTGTGCTTAATATGTTCTGTTCGGTTTGTTTTGACAGAAAAAGCTTTTGATGATGATGGGATTTTGAAGCAACCGAAACAATTATCTATAAATAAAGTTGGGCATGGTATGCTTGATCATCAATCTTATGTCTTGCTCCTTGTAACAGATCTTAATATTCTACAGTTTGAGTTTTTGGTTTTATCTCTTGCATTATTTCGGTTCCCATTTACCTTTGCAGCATTACATGACATCGATCCTATATTCAAGAGCTTCTCAACTTCAGAAAAATCAACGGGTTTGTTGAGCTCATTAGGTTACAAAAGGCCAGTAGTCATTCAGTCTATGTACATTTTCAAGGTTTGCTTTTGTTGTAATATATTTGTTCGAAGTTGGTTTTAACTCGTACAGTGAATTTGCTGCTTCCTTCTACAAATTTCCAAGTTCTCCATATGCTTATGTCCTCTATAGTTGCTGATTATCTTAAGAATCCAATTATGACATTGACAACTTCTCTGTTGAAATATTTGCCGTTGGGCTTTCTAATGCTTAAAATTTCTATCTTGGCTAGTAAGTTATCATGTCATATAGTAAGTTATCATGTCATAtttgtgattcttccttcctgtACGCGACATCTCAATTCTTGGTGCATTTTACATATCTATGGTCTAACTAGCCTATGTATATGAATTGTGTGCTCACAGCAACCTGGAATTGGTGGTGAAGTAGTGCCGCATCAGGACAACTCATTTCTATATACAGACCCACCAACTTGCACTGGGCTGTGGCTTGCTCTAGAAGATGCAACAGTCACAAATGGGTGCCTCTGGGCCATTCCTGGCTCTCACAAAGGTAATCTTCTTTCACTTAATTCTCCATTACATTGTcgtaaaataatcaaaattttcttgtttctttctCTCAGCTGGCCTTGTTAGAAGATTCATTAGGGATGAGGCAGGTGTTCACTTTGATAAACCTTCTCCATCCTATGACCAGAAAGATTTTGTTCCCATTGAAGTAAATGCTGGCGCCTTGGTAGTCATTCATGGGGATCTTATTCATCAGAGGTCCATTGTCTGCCTCCAACTCCTAATGATAATTTTTCATTATCTTCTTCAATATGTCGTGTAGCTCATATTTTGTGCTTGGTTTACAGTTTCGAGAACAAGTCTTCAACATCTCGACATGCGTACAGCCTCCACGTGGTAGATACTGATGGATGTAAATGGGTCGATGACAATTGGTGGGTCTCAAAATACTTTAGCATTCATGTACCAATGATCAGATTTGATCATTTTTGCCTAGAAAAACTCTTACTAAAGAAGAAAGACAGAGTAAAGATTTCTATAATGTTTGCTGCTCGGAACACTTTGTAAGTAGCTATTGTGATTAGCCATTACTTGTTGTAACTCTGTTTTTTGTTGTTAATTCCAGGATAAGAAGAAAGGTAGAAGCTGAGCCTCTGTATGCTGCCTGAGAGGTTTATTATAGGTTGAGTTTCCATCCATATATGTAACATCTGCACTGTGCTGCTACTGGATTCGATTTTATCACTCAAATACAAATAGTCATTACTTATTCCAGTTTTATCCATCATCTCCTGTTCCTCACTTTCTTGTTTGTTTCATACAGTATGTTGCTATTTTAATGCATTCGAGGCGACTTTATCAGATCATTTTAGGCACGCTATTCATTCACAAAACGCACAAacaatgaaaaaaaagaaaacagtaGTGAACCCAAAATACAAACATAATGCTGCACACAAGGGGGCATGACAAGGAAAGATGAGGATTTCAAATTtggtaaaaaagaaaaacaaaagtaGCAGCAGCAGTGCAAGAAATGGACAAGTCTTTGAGGTGGTGTCATGCGTTTTGTCTAGTTGAGACATGGCAGGCTGCGATACACCTGCACCTTACCACTCTACTCTAAGTACTACTACTActacatctctctctctcttccgtaTCTTTTTTCATAGAATTGTATATGTGTTTTAACTGTTATGAGTTGAAACGTACATTTGAAGTTGCACAACACATATTAAAgttggtatatatatatgttaatatgTGATGCAGATAGATAGATACAAACACAAAGTAAATGAAAGCTAATTAACATGCATGGGTACATCTAGAGCTAGAAATGAGTACAAATGTTACAGTTGAAGACACGAGAATGAAAATGAGATTCAGTTTTTGATGGGAAGAAACTCGATGAAGCTGTGAGTAGGGGTAGGGGTAGGGGTAAAAGTAAT
The genomic region above belongs to Salvia miltiorrhiza cultivar Shanhuang (shh) chromosome 5, IMPLAD_Smil_shh, whole genome shotgun sequence and contains:
- the LOC130986506 gene encoding phytanoyl-CoA dioxygenase isoform X2; its protein translation is MGIAGNLNPNQLEFFNSQGYLVLDSFSSPDEIRSLRSRMEQLLDEFDCSTKASIFSTTNQQKTTDDYFFESAEKISFFFEEKAFDDDGILKQPKQLSINKVGHALHDIDPIFKSFSTSEKSTGLLSSLGYKRPVVIQSMYIFKQPGIGGEVVPHQDNSFLYTDPPTCTGLWLALEDATVTNGCLWAIPGSHKAGLVRRFIRDEAGVHFDKPSPSYDQKDFVPIEVNAGALVVIHGDLIHQSFENKSSTSRHAYSLHVVDTDGCKWVDDNWIRRKVEAEPLYAA
- the LOC130986506 gene encoding phytanoyl-CoA dioxygenase isoform X1 codes for the protein MGIAGNLNPNQLEFFNSQGYLVLDSFSSPDEIRSLRSRMEQLLDEFDCSTKASIFSTTNQQKTTDDYFFESAEKISFFFEEKAFDDDGILKQPKQLSINKVGHALHDIDPIFKSFSTSEKSTGLLSSLGYKRPVVIQSMYIFKQPGIGGEVVPHQDNSFLYTDPPTCTGLWLALEDATVTNGCLWAIPGSHKAGLVRRFIRDEAGVHFDKPSPSYDQKDFVPIEVNAGALVVIHGDLIHQSFENKSSTSRHAYSLHVVDTDGCKWVDDNWWVSKYFSIHVPMIRFDHFCLEKLLLKKKDRVKISIMFAARNTL